In Chitinophaga nivalis, a single genomic region encodes these proteins:
- a CDS encoding BamA/TamA family outer membrane protein, whose amino-acid sequence MIRRTIRYITLLLGISASLQAQTPAVVNRIILIGDAGELHDNDRNPVVDAVRQQFDLKDSKNTILFLGDNVYPRGLPDSTSRSYPVARGILDYQINLVRGTAAKGFIIPGNHDWDKSKPDGWQVIRNQQQYVDSQHLDNVTFLPKDGCPGPVEVKLADNITLIIMDSEWWVFPYEKPGVESSCDCKDKDEILSRLKEIVALNRNKLIIFASHHPFRSYGIHGGYYTAKQHLFPLTDLRPWLYVPLPVIGSIYPIARGVFGTAEDLPNPKYQQMVKGVEAALQAHGPVVYVSGHDHTLQLIKDAQNAYVISGSGAKNNRVRRGPKSLFATAGSGFSVLEVMSDSTVRVQYYLADQPGQPVFTNTLLHLRDLPQQGLTYTMPAALPPYMVMAPDSQYNHVNNFHRFLLGNNYRDVWATPLKFPVLNLHTAKGGLKILQRGGGKQTRSLRLEDSTGTEYAMRSLKKYPLAAIPEILRETVAREVVQDQISGANPYAPLAVSVLAEAAGVPHTHPTFVYMPVDTALGVYATDFGHDVYLFEEREPKTGSNDKTYNTPKVLKKLWGDNDVEIDQKSVLRARIFDMYIMDFDRHDDQWRWYREKHKGREIYYPVPRDRDQAFFLNEGLLPRAVSRPWLIPGIQGFRDYIPDINGFNFSSRYFDRSFLHELDEKDWKKQTDKFLGRMTDSVIQAAVKAFPDTIQSLVGPMMVHRLSVRRNILEKNVMKYYRFLARGVDVPATEKNELISLEKQAGGKVALNIFKISKKGEVQQNIYSRTFDPSDTKVLNVYGLGGNDRFEIKGNHGTPIRIRLIGGKDRDTYIDSTTVKAGKRIRVYDQQSGKDSFALTRNEQRRLSDNPENISYKRDAFKYEKTMPLIAGAYNRDDGLLLGVGLQLIRHSFRKEPFAAKHLFTATHSLATRAWNFKYTGELTDVIGKSDLLLLANAKAPNNTINFFGFGNETVFDKSGNKTISYYRARFNLYSAEALLRTSFGRHVSIAYGPLINHYAFNKDENGGRYITNFQQNKLDSANTFRNKYYAGAKIAVQFDTRDNKIIPTRGIFWNTTWTGNKGLSGDSRNFMQLQSDLSLYMSFRIPANFVIVSRFGGGKIWGDYEYFQALTVGGTQNLRGYRNYRFAGNAAVYNNTEIRVKLFDLKTYILPAGVGIVAFNDIGRVWQDNETSHVWHDGYGGGLYLAPVNTFIITAVVGHSKEETIPYVTLGFKF is encoded by the coding sequence ATGATCCGCAGAACAATACGCTATATAACCCTGCTGCTCGGCATATCCGCTTCGTTGCAGGCACAAACGCCTGCCGTGGTAAACCGGATAATCCTGATAGGAGATGCCGGCGAATTGCACGACAATGACCGCAATCCGGTGGTAGATGCTGTCCGGCAGCAATTTGACCTGAAGGATAGTAAGAACACCATCCTCTTTCTGGGTGATAACGTATATCCGCGCGGCCTGCCCGATTCCACCAGCCGCAGCTATCCGGTTGCACGGGGGATCCTGGATTACCAGATTAACCTGGTCAGGGGAACAGCCGCAAAAGGATTTATTATCCCCGGTAATCACGACTGGGATAAAAGTAAACCCGATGGCTGGCAGGTAATCCGTAATCAACAGCAATATGTGGATTCCCAGCACCTGGATAATGTTACCTTCCTGCCTAAAGATGGTTGTCCCGGCCCCGTGGAAGTAAAGCTGGCCGACAATATTACGCTGATCATCATGGACAGCGAATGGTGGGTATTTCCTTATGAAAAGCCCGGTGTGGAATCTTCCTGCGACTGCAAGGATAAAGATGAAATACTTTCCCGCCTGAAAGAAATCGTTGCGCTGAACCGGAATAAGCTGATCATCTTCGCCAGTCATCATCCTTTCCGCAGTTATGGTATTCATGGTGGTTACTATACCGCCAAACAACACCTGTTTCCGCTGACAGATCTCCGGCCCTGGCTCTATGTTCCGTTGCCGGTTATCGGTTCCATCTATCCTATTGCAAGAGGGGTATTTGGTACTGCAGAAGACCTGCCCAATCCGAAATATCAGCAAATGGTAAAAGGTGTGGAAGCAGCCCTGCAGGCACATGGCCCCGTGGTATATGTGTCCGGCCACGACCACACGTTGCAGTTGATTAAAGATGCACAAAATGCGTATGTCATCAGCGGCAGCGGCGCCAAAAACAACCGCGTGCGGAGAGGACCTAAATCATTATTTGCCACAGCTGGTAGTGGTTTCAGCGTATTGGAAGTGATGTCCGACAGTACCGTGCGGGTACAGTATTACCTCGCAGATCAACCCGGACAACCGGTGTTTACCAACACCTTACTGCATTTACGCGACCTGCCGCAACAGGGCCTTACCTACACCATGCCGGCTGCATTGCCGCCGTATATGGTGATGGCGCCCGATTCGCAATACAACCACGTGAATAACTTCCACCGCTTTTTACTGGGAAACAACTACCGCGATGTATGGGCGACGCCGCTGAAATTTCCGGTACTGAACCTGCATACGGCGAAAGGCGGTTTAAAGATCCTGCAGCGTGGCGGCGGTAAACAAACCCGATCGCTCCGGCTGGAAGACAGCACCGGCACTGAATACGCGATGCGTTCCCTGAAAAAATATCCGTTGGCAGCCATCCCCGAAATACTGCGGGAAACAGTTGCACGGGAAGTAGTACAGGATCAGATCTCCGGCGCCAATCCCTATGCACCGCTGGCGGTAAGTGTACTGGCGGAAGCTGCAGGGGTACCGCATACCCATCCTACTTTTGTGTACATGCCGGTGGATACTGCGCTGGGCGTATATGCCACGGATTTTGGTCATGACGTATACCTGTTTGAAGAAAGAGAACCTAAAACCGGTAGCAACGATAAAACCTATAATACCCCTAAAGTATTAAAGAAACTATGGGGAGATAATGATGTGGAGATAGATCAGAAGTCAGTGTTGCGGGCACGTATCTTCGATATGTATATCATGGATTTTGACCGGCATGATGATCAGTGGCGCTGGTACCGCGAAAAACATAAAGGCCGCGAGATTTATTATCCGGTACCACGCGACCGTGACCAGGCTTTCTTCCTGAATGAAGGCCTGTTACCCCGGGCAGTATCCCGTCCGTGGCTGATACCGGGTATACAGGGGTTCCGGGATTACATTCCGGATATCAACGGCTTTAATTTCAGCAGCCGGTATTTCGATCGCTCTTTCCTCCATGAACTGGATGAAAAAGACTGGAAAAAGCAAACGGATAAATTCCTGGGGCGTATGACAGACAGCGTGATACAGGCTGCCGTAAAAGCGTTCCCGGATACGATACAATCGCTTGTCGGGCCTATGATGGTACACCGCTTATCGGTACGCCGTAATATCCTGGAAAAAAATGTGATGAAATACTACCGCTTCCTGGCTAGAGGAGTGGATGTACCGGCTACCGAGAAGAATGAGCTGATATCCCTCGAGAAACAAGCCGGCGGCAAGGTAGCGCTGAATATCTTCAAAATCAGCAAAAAGGGAGAAGTACAGCAAAACATCTACTCCCGCACGTTTGATCCGTCGGATACCAAAGTGCTGAATGTATACGGATTGGGTGGTAACGATCGCTTTGAAATAAAAGGGAACCACGGTACGCCGATCCGTATTCGGCTGATTGGCGGTAAAGACCGTGATACCTACATCGACAGCACCACCGTAAAGGCAGGTAAACGTATACGGGTATACGATCAGCAATCCGGTAAAGACAGCTTCGCATTAACCCGCAATGAACAACGGCGGCTGTCTGATAATCCGGAGAATATCAGCTACAAACGAGATGCTTTCAAATATGAGAAAACAATGCCGCTGATTGCGGGCGCCTATAACCGCGACGATGGTTTATTGCTGGGAGTAGGATTACAACTGATCCGCCACTCTTTCCGCAAGGAACCGTTTGCAGCCAAACATTTGTTTACGGCTACCCACTCGCTGGCAACACGTGCCTGGAACTTTAAGTATACGGGCGAACTGACAGACGTCATCGGTAAATCAGACCTGCTGCTACTCGCCAATGCAAAGGCGCCTAATAATACCATCAACTTCTTCGGCTTTGGTAATGAAACCGTGTTTGATAAATCCGGTAATAAAACCATTTCCTATTACCGGGCACGTTTTAACCTGTATAGTGCAGAAGCATTGCTGCGTACCAGTTTTGGCCGGCATGTCAGTATTGCCTACGGTCCGCTGATCAATCATTATGCATTTAATAAAGATGAAAATGGGGGACGTTATATTACCAACTTCCAGCAGAACAAATTGGATTCGGCCAACACCTTCCGGAATAAATATTATGCCGGGGCGAAAATAGCTGTGCAGTTCGATACGCGCGACAATAAGATCATCCCTACCCGTGGTATCTTCTGGAATACTACCTGGACGGGTAACAAAGGACTGAGTGGCGACAGCCGCAATTTTATGCAGCTGCAATCTGACCTGAGTTTGTACATGAGCTTCCGGATACCAGCCAACTTCGTGATCGTAAGCCGCTTTGGTGGTGGTAAGATCTGGGGCGATTATGAATACTTCCAGGCGCTGACAGTAGGCGGTACACAAAATCTGCGGGGATATCGCAACTATCGTTTTGCGGGCAATGCAGCGGTGTATAACAACACCGAGATCCGGGTAAAACTCTTCGACCTGAAAACGTATATCTTACCTGCCGGCGTAGGTATTGTTGCCTTCAATGATATTGGCCGGGTATGGCAGGATAATGAAACCTCGCATGTATGGCATGATGGCTATGGTGGTGGATTATACCTGGCGCCGGTGAATACTTTTATTATCACTGCGGTGGTAGGGCATTCAAAAGAAGAAACCATTCCCTATGTAACATTGGGCTTTAAGTTCTAA
- a CDS encoding RNA-binding S4 domain-containing protein: MSTNEKLRVDKYLWSIRVFKTRSQASDACDGGKVKLNGATVKAAKSVNVGDKFEIRTPARKWLIEVTGLLANRAAYSEAIKYYIDNTPEEDKLAPAFTPSVFQTGKRQSKIGRPTKKDRRSIDGFMEPEEEEA; encoded by the coding sequence ATGAGTACGAATGAAAAGTTACGTGTAGATAAATACCTATGGTCCATCCGAGTGTTTAAAACCCGCAGCCAGGCATCTGATGCCTGCGATGGTGGTAAAGTAAAGCTAAACGGCGCTACCGTGAAAGCAGCCAAGAGTGTGAACGTAGGTGATAAATTTGAAATCCGGACACCCGCCCGCAAATGGCTCATTGAAGTAACCGGCTTGTTAGCCAACCGGGCTGCCTATAGTGAAGCCATCAAATATTATATTGATAACACACCCGAAGAAGATAAACTGGCACCTGCCTTTACGCCTTCTGTATTCCAGACCGGTAAACGCCAAAGCAAGATTGGCCGTCCTACCAAAAAAGACCGCCGCAGTATCGACGGCTTTATGGAACCGGAAGAGGAAGAAGCATAG
- the lysA gene encoding diaminopimelate decarboxylase has protein sequence MPKQSDVLATDFLVKIAEEFGTPVYVYHAEKIKTQYEKLQNAFQKTNTRFFYACKALTNINILKYINSIGCGLDTVSIQEVQLGLKAGFDPKNIIFTPNCVDLQEIIAAKDLGVIINIDNLSILEQFGHTFGDSYPICIRLNPHIMAGGNFKISTGHIDSKFGISIHQMRHIERIVKSTKLKVTGLHMHTGSEIKDVDVFLRGVEIMFEMTQHFPDLESIDLGSGFKVAYQQGDPETDIELLGKKLTAAFNHFAATYPRPLQLWFEPGKFLVSQCGYFIVKANVIKQTTANVFVGVNSGFNHLIRPMFYDAFHLIRNISNPKGTERIYTVVGNICETDTFGWDRKLNEVKEGDYLVFYNAGAYGFEMSSNFNSRLKPAEVLVKDGKPALIRRRDTLEDLLKNQIEL, from the coding sequence ATGCCTAAACAAAGCGACGTACTTGCTACCGATTTCCTGGTGAAAATCGCGGAAGAATTTGGCACCCCGGTATATGTATACCATGCCGAAAAGATCAAAACTCAGTATGAGAAGCTGCAAAATGCTTTTCAGAAGACTAACACCCGCTTTTTTTACGCCTGTAAGGCATTGACCAATATCAACATCCTGAAGTATATCAACTCCATTGGTTGCGGACTGGATACTGTGTCAATACAGGAAGTACAACTGGGCCTCAAAGCAGGCTTCGACCCTAAAAACATTATTTTTACCCCCAACTGCGTAGACCTGCAGGAAATTATTGCGGCGAAAGACCTGGGTGTTATCATCAATATCGACAACCTCTCCATTCTGGAGCAGTTTGGCCATACCTTCGGCGATAGCTACCCGATCTGTATCCGCCTGAATCCGCACATCATGGCGGGTGGTAACTTTAAAATCTCCACCGGGCATATCGACAGCAAGTTTGGTATCTCTATTCACCAGATGCGCCATATCGAGCGTATTGTGAAATCCACCAAACTGAAAGTAACCGGTCTGCACATGCATACCGGCTCCGAAATCAAAGATGTGGATGTATTCCTCCGCGGCGTGGAAATCATGTTCGAAATGACGCAACACTTCCCGGATCTGGAATCCATTGACCTGGGCAGCGGTTTCAAAGTAGCTTACCAACAAGGCGACCCCGAAACAGACATTGAGCTGCTGGGTAAAAAGCTGACAGCTGCTTTCAACCACTTTGCGGCTACCTATCCCCGGCCATTACAGCTGTGGTTTGAACCCGGAAAATTCCTGGTAAGCCAATGCGGTTATTTCATCGTAAAAGCCAACGTGATCAAACAAACCACTGCCAATGTATTCGTAGGCGTGAACTCCGGATTCAATCACCTGATCCGCCCTATGTTCTACGATGCCTTCCACCTGATCCGCAACATCTCCAATCCAAAAGGTACTGAACGGATCTATACCGTGGTAGGTAACATCTGTGAAACAGATACGTTTGGCTGGGACCGGAAGCTCAATGAAGTAAAAGAAGGCGACTATCTCGTGTTCTACAATGCCGGCGCCTATGGTTTCGAAATGTCCTCTAACTTCAACTCCCGCCTTAAACCGGCAGAAGTATTGGTAAAAGACGGCAAACCAGCCCTGATACGCCGCCGGGATACCCTGGAAGATCTGCTGAAAAACCAGATTGAACTCTAA
- a CDS encoding dipeptidase, which yields MQVWKDYQAEHKDRFLDELLELLRIPSVSADSRFNGDVQKCAEAVKQRLQEAGADKVEVCPTAGHPIVYGEKIIDPALPTVLVYGHYDVQPADPLELWHSGPFEPVIKDGNIYARGSADDKGQFYMHVKAFETMNRTNTIPCNIKFMIEGEEEVGSANLGIFLKENKERLKADVVLISDTSMISLENPSIDTGLRGLAYMEVEVTGPNRDLHSGVYGGAVANPATILAKMIASLHDENNHITIPGFYDNVQELSAEERADLNAAPFDEAEYKNDLGVDELWGEKGYSTIERTGIRPTLEVNGIWGGYIGEGSKTVLPSKAFAKISMRLVPNQDWHEISDLFAKHFEAIAPKSVQVKVTKHHGGSPYVTPVDSIAFKAAHKAVHATFGKDPIPVRGGGSIPIVALFEKELGLKTVLMGFGLDSDNLHSPNEKYGVANYYKGIETIPYFHQFFAELSK from the coding sequence ATGCAAGTTTGGAAAGATTACCAGGCGGAACATAAAGACCGTTTCCTGGATGAATTACTGGAATTGTTACGTATCCCTTCCGTGAGTGCAGACTCCCGCTTTAACGGAGATGTACAAAAATGTGCGGAAGCTGTAAAACAACGCCTGCAGGAAGCTGGCGCCGACAAAGTAGAAGTATGCCCTACTGCCGGACATCCCATCGTTTACGGAGAAAAGATTATAGATCCTGCTTTACCTACCGTACTGGTATACGGCCACTACGACGTACAACCCGCAGATCCCCTGGAACTGTGGCACAGCGGTCCGTTTGAACCGGTTATCAAAGACGGAAACATATACGCCCGCGGCAGCGCGGACGACAAAGGCCAGTTTTACATGCACGTAAAAGCCTTTGAAACCATGAACCGCACCAACACCATCCCCTGCAATATCAAATTCATGATCGAAGGGGAAGAAGAAGTAGGTTCTGCCAACCTGGGCATCTTCCTGAAAGAAAATAAAGAACGCCTGAAAGCAGACGTAGTACTGATTTCCGACACCTCCATGATCAGCCTCGAAAACCCGTCTATCGATACCGGTCTGCGTGGTCTGGCCTATATGGAAGTAGAAGTGACCGGTCCTAACCGCGACCTGCACAGTGGCGTATACGGCGGTGCTGTCGCTAACCCGGCTACCATCCTCGCTAAAATGATTGCTTCCCTGCATGATGAAAATAACCACATCACCATTCCTGGCTTCTACGACAACGTACAGGAACTGAGCGCGGAAGAAAGAGCCGACCTGAACGCAGCTCCTTTTGATGAAGCCGAATACAAAAATGACCTCGGCGTAGATGAACTGTGGGGAGAGAAAGGTTATTCTACCATCGAAAGAACCGGTATCCGTCCTACCCTGGAAGTAAACGGTATCTGGGGCGGCTACATCGGCGAAGGTTCCAAAACCGTATTGCCATCCAAAGCATTTGCCAAAATATCCATGCGCCTCGTTCCTAACCAGGACTGGCACGAGATATCCGACCTGTTTGCCAAACACTTCGAAGCCATTGCGCCGAAGAGTGTACAGGTAAAGGTTACCAAACACCATGGAGGCAGCCCGTATGTAACACCGGTAGATTCTATCGCGTTCAAGGCTGCTCACAAAGCCGTACATGCTACTTTCGGTAAAGATCCTATTCCTGTTCGCGGTGGCGGTAGTATTCCTATCGTAGCACTGTTCGAAAAAGAACTGGGCCTGAAAACCGTATTGATGGGCTTTGGCCTGGATAGCGACAACCTGCACTCTCCTAACGAGAAATACGGTGTTGCCAACTATTACAAAGGCATCGAAACCATTCCTTATTTCCACCAGTTCTTTGCGGAACTGAGCAAATAA
- a CDS encoding Pycsar system effector family protein — protein sequence MQNSLLIDAARDYVTAQYQQHPRPDLVYHNLEHTHQVVQAASQIAAHYRLQDDELLAVYIAAWFHDAGYLYGPGNQHEENGAKEALHFLQQQQVAENVQQMVQGAIMATKMPQSPKNLVEQIVCDADLFHLGSATYSTRNKLLRQEVALTHEQEIPATQWLAGNIRFLTEHHYWTDYARTLQKQQKEENIEKLKKKLEKKNKEAQDSAAAVVPAAGSAPATATEKVKEKKLKKPERGVETMFRITSTNHIRLSSMADSKAHIMISVNSIIISFMLTVLVRRLEDYPNMIIPAIIFLTTSVTTVIFSVLATRPNVTSGTFTKNDIAKKDANLLFFGNFYKMQLEEYQWGMKQMMEDSDFLYSSMTKDVYYLGVVLGHKYRLLRISYNIFMFGLIASVLAFVIAAIFFPVKA from the coding sequence ATGCAAAATTCACTCCTTATAGATGCAGCCAGGGATTATGTCACCGCTCAATATCAGCAACATCCCCGACCGGACCTGGTATATCATAATCTGGAACATACCCATCAGGTAGTGCAGGCAGCCTCACAGATAGCTGCACATTACCGTTTACAGGACGATGAACTGCTGGCTGTTTATATTGCGGCCTGGTTTCATGATGCTGGTTATCTGTATGGTCCCGGCAATCAACACGAAGAAAACGGCGCCAAAGAAGCCCTGCATTTTCTACAGCAACAACAGGTAGCAGAAAATGTTCAGCAAATGGTGCAGGGAGCTATCATGGCTACCAAAATGCCTCAGTCGCCCAAGAACCTGGTAGAACAGATTGTTTGTGATGCCGACCTCTTTCACCTCGGCTCTGCCACTTACAGTACCCGCAACAAATTGCTGCGGCAGGAAGTAGCGCTGACCCATGAGCAAGAGATTCCGGCTACGCAATGGCTCGCCGGCAATATCCGGTTCCTGACAGAACATCACTACTGGACAGACTATGCCCGCACCTTACAAAAACAACAGAAAGAAGAAAACATCGAGAAACTGAAAAAGAAGCTGGAGAAAAAAAATAAAGAAGCGCAGGATTCTGCCGCTGCCGTAGTTCCGGCTGCCGGTAGCGCACCCGCCACCGCTACAGAAAAGGTAAAAGAGAAGAAACTAAAAAAACCGGAAAGAGGTGTGGAAACCATGTTCCGGATTACGTCTACCAATCATATCCGGCTTAGCTCCATGGCCGACAGCAAAGCGCATATCATGATATCGGTGAATTCCATCATCATCTCATTTATGCTCACAGTACTGGTACGCCGGCTGGAAGATTATCCCAACATGATTATTCCCGCGATCATCTTCCTGACCACCTCTGTTACCACCGTTATTTTTTCTGTATTGGCTACAAGACCCAACGTTACCAGCGGTACCTTTACTAAAAATGATATTGCTAAGAAAGACGCCAACCTGCTCTTCTTTGGTAACTTCTATAAAATGCAACTGGAAGAGTATCAGTGGGGCATGAAACAAATGATGGAAGACAGCGACTTCCTGTACAGCAGTATGACCAAAGATGTGTATTACCTGGGCGTTGTATTGGGCCACAAATACCGGCTGCTGCGAATTTCCTATAATATCTTCATGTTTGGTTTAATCGCCTCCGTACTGGCGTTTGTCATTGCAGCAATTTTCTTCCCGGTAAAAGCATAG
- a CDS encoding nuclear transport factor 2 family protein, which translates to MRSLFCSLVLLLSCAAASAQKTEDAVKAAVTRLFTAMRNSDSAAIQACFTPEAVIQSISTDKDGQTAVKTTQVIAFASNVSHLEKNAADEQVIFSLIKVDEPLATVWTPFRFLLRQKFSHCGVNSIQLVKGSDGWKIQYLIYTKRKEGCPEGI; encoded by the coding sequence ATGCGTTCCCTGTTTTGTTCCCTCGTACTCTTATTATCCTGTGCTGCTGCCAGTGCCCAGAAAACCGAAGATGCCGTGAAGGCTGCCGTTACCAGATTATTTACTGCCATGCGTAACTCCGATAGCGCTGCTATTCAGGCTTGCTTTACACCGGAGGCAGTGATACAGTCTATTTCCACCGACAAAGATGGCCAGACTGCGGTGAAAACCACCCAGGTGATTGCCTTCGCCAGTAATGTTTCCCACCTGGAAAAGAATGCGGCCGATGAGCAGGTAATATTCAGCCTGATCAAAGTAGATGAACCACTGGCAACCGTGTGGACGCCATTTCGGTTTTTACTCCGGCAAAAGTTTTCCCATTGCGGCGTGAATTCTATTCAGCTGGTGAAAGGGTCAGATGGCTGGAAGATCCAGTATTTGATTTATACAAAGCGTAAGGAGGGGTGTCCGGAAGGGATTTAA
- the ppk1 gene encoding polyphosphate kinase 1: protein MSVPLYNRDLSWLSFNYRVLLMAADPQVPLYERIKFLSIFSSNLDEFFRVRMPTIQAIHKVLEKDPGAGGDETLTTGTLQEVLQEINRQQQEYGQIFTGKILPALLEQQIQLYFNQPLEAAHTAFSKDYFLTTILGWLQPVWLTGEPKKLFLENNALYLAITLIPDNNPVVQEQVILNIPAALPRFLQLPSLNGRHYIAFLDDIIRAHLPYLFPGYQIYSAYSVKLTRNAEMDMDEMKGDILEEVETLVRKRELGIPTRFLYDAAIPLPLLHFLAHQFEVETHELVAGGRYHNLKDLADLPVPGDIPQASYPRIAPAVNPAAGHTDRLLDHIQQQDMLIHLPYQQYDPILRFFNEAATDTSVQEIYVTLYRIASGSRIAQALISAARNGKQVTVFVELKARFDEANNVRWARKMKDAGVKLIYSIPGMKVHAKTALVKRKRGYQWDYSGLIATGNFNESTARFYTDHVLFTAHTGITREMELLFIYLQSRSQPDAYNFLRFEHLLVAQFNMIDRFTALIDREIAHAQAGRPAHITIKLNNLQEKEMIAKLYEASQAGVQIDLIIRSINCLVPDIPESSGIRITRIVDRYLEHARVFIFHNNGTAEVYMGSADWMNRNLHRRIEVCVPVYDPVLQQQLKDIIALQLQDSHLAQKAIQSYVQNIV from the coding sequence ATGAGTGTTCCTTTATATAACCGCGATCTGAGCTGGTTGTCGTTTAATTACCGGGTATTACTGATGGCAGCAGACCCACAGGTACCCCTATACGAACGTATTAAATTCCTGTCTATATTCTCTTCCAACCTGGATGAATTTTTCCGCGTACGAATGCCCACTATACAGGCCATCCATAAAGTATTGGAAAAAGATCCCGGCGCCGGCGGCGATGAAACCCTCACCACCGGCACCCTGCAGGAAGTATTACAGGAAATCAACCGGCAGCAGCAGGAATACGGACAGATATTCACCGGCAAAATATTGCCGGCACTCCTGGAACAACAAATACAACTCTATTTCAATCAGCCGCTGGAAGCAGCCCATACCGCTTTCAGCAAAGATTATTTCCTGACCACCATCCTCGGCTGGCTGCAGCCGGTATGGCTCACCGGAGAACCGAAGAAACTATTTCTGGAAAACAATGCCCTGTACCTGGCCATCACTTTAATACCCGATAACAACCCGGTCGTACAGGAGCAGGTGATCCTCAATATTCCGGCAGCATTGCCCCGTTTCCTGCAGCTGCCTTCCCTGAACGGCAGGCACTACATCGCCTTCCTGGACGACATTATCCGCGCGCATCTTCCCTATCTCTTTCCCGGCTACCAGATATACAGCGCATATAGCGTTAAACTAACCCGGAATGCAGAAATGGATATGGATGAAATGAAAGGAGATATCCTGGAAGAAGTAGAAACGTTGGTACGTAAACGTGAGTTAGGCATTCCTACCCGTTTTCTGTATGATGCAGCCATTCCTTTGCCTTTACTGCATTTCCTGGCACATCAGTTTGAAGTGGAAACACACGAGCTGGTTGCCGGCGGGCGTTATCACAATCTGAAAGACCTGGCAGACCTGCCGGTGCCGGGTGATATACCACAAGCCAGCTACCCCCGGATAGCGCCGGCTGTAAATCCGGCAGCTGGTCATACCGACCGGTTACTGGACCATATTCAGCAACAGGATATGCTCATTCATCTCCCCTATCAGCAATACGATCCTATTCTGCGCTTCTTCAATGAAGCCGCCACCGATACCAGTGTACAGGAAATATATGTGACCTTGTACCGGATTGCCTCCGGCTCCCGGATTGCACAGGCACTCATCAGCGCTGCCAGAAACGGCAAACAGGTCACCGTATTTGTAGAGCTGAAAGCCCGCTTCGATGAAGCCAACAATGTGCGTTGGGCCAGGAAAATGAAAGATGCCGGTGTAAAACTGATCTATAGTATTCCCGGCATGAAAGTACACGCCAAAACAGCGCTGGTAAAACGGAAACGCGGCTACCAATGGGATTATTCGGGACTGATTGCCACCGGCAATTTCAACGAAAGCACGGCACGTTTCTATACAGATCATGTATTATTCACCGCCCATACCGGTATCACCCGGGAAATGGAGCTGTTGTTTATCTACCTGCAAAGCCGTTCCCAACCGGATGCCTATAACTTCCTGCGTTTTGAGCATCTGCTGGTGGCGCAGTTTAATATGATCGACCGTTTTACCGCCCTGATAGACCGGGAAATAGCCCATGCCCAGGCAGGCAGACCGGCACATATCACTATTAAACTCAACAACCTGCAGGAAAAAGAGATGATTGCCAAACTGTATGAGGCCAGTCAGGCCGGCGTACAGATAGACCTGATCATCCGTAGTATTAATTGTCTGGTACCTGATATACCGGAAAGCAGTGGTATTCGCATTACCCGCATTGTAGACCGTTACCTGGAACATGCCCGGGTATTTATTTTCCATAACAACGGTACTGCAGAAGTATATATGGGGTCTGCCGACTGGATGAACAGGAATCTGCACCGCCGCATCGAAGTATGTGTGCCGGTATACGATCCTGTATTACAGCAGCAACTGAAAGATATCATTGCCCTGCAGCTGCAGGACAGCCACCTGGCACAAAAAGCGATTCAGTCTTATGTGCAAAATATAGTGTAA
- a CDS encoding response regulator, whose protein sequence is MSAQHIHILYIDDEIHNLNAFKASFRRLYHVVTATSAEEAEKLLEHQEFHVIISDQRMPKTTGIEFFESILEKYPEPIRMLLTGYADINAVVDAINKGQVYKYFSKPWNEEELKHNIEKAFEVYSLRKENKELTAKLLDVNEKLEFLVRQKLIS, encoded by the coding sequence ATGAGTGCACAACACATCCATATACTCTATATTGATGATGAAATACACAACCTGAACGCATTTAAAGCTTCATTCAGGAGACTTTACCATGTTGTTACTGCCACCTCAGCAGAGGAAGCAGAAAAATTACTGGAGCACCAGGAGTTTCATGTCATTATTTCAGATCAACGTATGCCCAAAACTACCGGCATCGAATTTTTTGAATCCATACTGGAAAAATACCCGGAACCTATACGTATGTTGCTGACCGGATATGCTGATATCAACGCTGTAGTAGACGCTATCAACAAAGGACAGGTGTATAAATATTTCTCCAAACCCTGGAACGAAGAAGAATTAAAACATAATATCGAGAAAGCATTCGAAGTATATTCTCTCCGCAAAGAAAATAAAGAACTGACTGCCAAACTGCTGGACGTAAATGAAAAGCTGGAATTCCTGGTACGTCAGAAACTGATTTCCTGA